AGGTGCTCCCCCAGGACCAGACGGTGCCATCGGAGCTGCGCGCCATCGAGTGGTTGACGCCGGCGGCCACGGTCGCCACTCCGCTCAACCCCGGCACGCGCGCGGGCGTGGAGTAGTTGCCCGAGACGTCCGTGGTTCCCAACTGCCGCTCGTTGTTGGCGCCCCAGGCCCACGCGGTGCCGTCCGAGTGCGCCGCCAGGGAGTGGGTGCTGCCCGCGGCCACGGAGACGATTCCGCTCAGCGCCTGGACCTGCACGGGGGTGGAGCGGCGGGTGGTGGTGCCATCGCCCAGCTGGGCGTACGCGTTGGAGCCCCAGGCCCACACGGTGCCGCCAGAGCGCACGGCCAGGGAGTGGTTGGCGCCCGCGGCCACGGAGCTGACTCCACTGAGTCCTGACACCTGCGCGGGGGTGGAGCGGCTGGTGGTGGTGCCGTTGCCCAGCTGGCCGGAGGAGTTGTCGCCCCAGGCCCACACGGTGCCGTCGGAGCGCAGGGCCAGCGAGTGGTAGTAGCCGGCGGACACGGCGACGACATCGCTGAGTCCTGGCACCTGCACGGGGGTGGAGCGGCGGGTGTTGGTGCCGTCTCCCAACTGGCCGTACGCGTTGTCGCCCCAGGCCCACACGGTGCCGTCGAAACGAACCGCCAGGGAATGGAAGGAGCCGGCGGCGATGGCGACGATGCCGCTGAGCCCTGTCACCTGCACCGGCGCGGAGCGGTTGAGCTGGGTGCCGTCACCCAGCGCACCATCGGAGTTGTAGCCCCAGGCCCACACGGTGCCGTCGTAGCGCATCGCCAGGGAATGGGAGGAGCCCGTGGCGCTGGCGACGGCTCCACTCATCCCTGGCACCTGCACCGGCGCGGAGCGGTTGATCTGGGTGCCATCGCCCAGCTGACCCCAGGAGTTGTTTCCCCAGGCCGCCAGGGAGCCATCGGAGCGCATGGCCAGCGAGTACTCGTTGCCGGCGGCCACGGTCTTGACTCCACTCAGGGCGGGCACCTGCAGGGGCGAGGAGCGATAGGACCTGCTCCCGTCTCCACGCACGCCGCCTCCGTTGCCGCCCCAGGCCCACAGGGAGCCGTCGGCGCACACCGCCAACGAGTGGTACATGCCCGCGGCCACGGCCTGGGCCCCACTCAACTCCAGGACCTGCACGGGCGTGGTGCGCGTGTACCGGGTGCCATCTCCCAACTCGCCGTACATGTTGTCGCCCCAGGCCCACACGGTGCCGTCGGAGTGCACGGCCAGGGAGTGGTTGGGGCTCGCGGACACGGCGATGACTCCGCTCTGCCCTGGCACCTGCACCGGCGTGAGGCGCTTGAGCCCGGTTCCATCACCCAGCAAACCCCAGGAGTTGCTGCCCCAGGCCCACACGGTGCCGTCGGAGCGTACGGCCAGGGAGTGGTAGGAGCCCGCGGACACGTCGGTGGCGCCGCTCAAGCCCTGGACCTGTACCGGCGCGAGGCGCTGGGTGGTGGTGCCATCGCCCAGCTGGCCATCCGAGTTGGAGCCCCAGGCCCACACGGTGCCGTTGGAGCGCACGGCCAGCGAGTGGTACCTGCCACCGGAGATGGCGACGACGCCGCTCAGGCCCGGCACCTGCACCGGCGTGTAACGAGTCGTCGTGGTGCCATCGCCCAGCTGGCCGTACGCGTTGGAGCCCCAGACCCACACGGTGCCATCGGAGCGCAGGGCCAGCGAGTGACTCCGGCCCGCGGCGATGGCGACGATGCTGCTCAGTCCTGGCACCTGCATCGGTTGGGACTGCCAGTTCGGGGCGCCATACCCCAGCTCGCCCTGGGCGTTCTCGCCCCAGGCCCACACGGTGCCGTCGTAGCGCACGGCCAGCGAGTGGTTGGCGCCCGCGGCCACGGCCACGGCACCGCTCAGGCCGGTCACCTGCACCGGCGTGTAACGAGTCGTCGTGGTGCCATCGCCCAGCTGGCCGGAGATGTTGTAGCCCGAGGCCCAGACGGTGCCGTCCGGGCGTACGGCCAGGGAGTGGTCCGTCGACGTGGCGAGCCGTGCCTGCGCCGACCAGGCCCGCACGGGCGCGCTCCGTGAGCCTTGCTCCTCCGTGACCCCCGGCGACTGTCCGCAGCCGGCCGCCAGCCAGACTCCGAGCCAGACTCCCAGCACCCTGCTCGTCCATCTCCATGTGCTGCTGTACATCGAATCCTCGCTTTCCCGCGTTTACGCGGATACGCGGCGAAGTTCTCACGACAGGTGCGAGGATCGCCAACGGA
This is a stretch of genomic DNA from Archangium violaceum. It encodes these proteins:
- a CDS encoding RCC1 repeat-containing protein, yielding MYSSTWRWTSRVLGVWLGVWLAAGCGQSPGVTEEQGSRSAPVRAWSAQARLATSTDHSLAVRPDGTVWASGYNISGQLGDGTTTTRYTPVQVTGLSGAVAVAAGANHSLAVRYDGTVWAWGENAQGELGYGAPNWQSQPMQVPGLSSIVAIAAGRSHSLALRSDGTVWVWGSNAYGQLGDGTTTTRYTPVQVPGLSGVVAISGGRYHSLAVRSNGTVWAWGSNSDGQLGDGTTTQRLAPVQVQGLSGATDVSAGSYHSLAVRSDGTVWAWGSNSWGLLGDGTGLKRLTPVQVPGQSGVIAVSASPNHSLAVHSDGTVWAWGDNMYGELGDGTRYTRTTPVQVLELSGAQAVAAGMYHSLAVCADGSLWAWGGNGGGVRGDGSRSYRSSPLQVPALSGVKTVAAGNEYSLAMRSDGSLAAWGNNSWGQLGDGTQINRSAPVQVPGMSGAVASATGSSHSLAMRYDGTVWAWGYNSDGALGDGTQLNRSAPVQVTGLSGIVAIAAGSFHSLAVRFDGTVWAWGDNAYGQLGDGTNTRRSTPVQVPGLSDVVAVSAGYYHSLALRSDGTVWAWGDNSSGQLGNGTTTSRSTPAQVSGLSGVSSVAAGANHSLAVRSGGTVWAWGSNAYAQLGDGTTTRRSTPVQVQALSGIVSVAAGSTHSLAAHSDGTAWAWGANNERQLGTTDVSGNYSTPARVPGLSGVATVAAGVNHSMARSSDGTVWSWGSTSLGQLGNAPPAIATSPVRSLLY